The Primulina eburnea isolate SZY01 chromosome 18, ASM2296580v1, whole genome shotgun sequence genome segment accgtagAAAGTAGATGAGTCGCAGTGCTGTGTCAAAGTTATGCATGTGTTATGAAATACGGATGAACTCATGAATTATGTTtcgaattatgcatgttgtatttattgtgctcgattttcccccatttactgagtattcccaaaatactcaccccccttaCGACCCTCCCCAGAAAAGCCCGAAGAACAGATTGAGGAAGAAGAATCCGAgcagttttggggatggtgaatgcTCGAGAAAGATTTAATATGTTTAACCTATTTTATTTCAgtcttacgtttccgcattgtaAACTCTGTCGTTCAGTTATTTTGTCAATTGTAAAGACAATAGTtattttattgagattatgatttatAGACTGGATTCGGTTTAAACTGTGCTACGAAAGGCTTGTCGTTTTAAATTGTGTGATTGTAaacgacgccggtgtcaactccgagtttcggggcgtgacaataaACGATCGAAATCACCAAATAATAAAATGTACATGACTAAAAGTCAATTTCGATAACATAAAAGACCGAAATTGCAAAAAATCGAACATCCATATATTAATTGTTGTAAGAGagtaaaaatcacaatttacaaCCTCTGGTTAATTAACTCGAAAATTTACATGGGGTAGGAGGGTACAAAGTACAAACATATTTGTAGGAAAGCTATTGTCAAAGATTTAACCCATTCGTGGACCACCCCACCCAATGCTAAGTCATGATTTTGCCTTCTTACCTGCCAAGAAAATACATGATActtacattttattttttaaaaaaaaagtacacaaagtttgaaaatttatatttcaagagattatatatatatgctccTAATTTGTACTCTACTTGTAATTCCAATCTCGCCCTTGGTTAATACAATGTACGTAGTCGCAACCACTTCAAATAATTTCCCATGCTACATCGATCATCGTAGAGTGAAATTTCCTATTTTACCCTTTTACGGACACTTCGAGTTCCTTCCGGGGCCTCCGTAGTAAAAATAATTTCCCCAAACACCATTTTTCCCAGCTTTGATGTCATAGCAATCAGGATGATCAGCCAAGATATGGAGATTAGAGAAAGGGATCAAGTTATTGTCCCAATCAACAACTTGCAAGTTCCTAAAATAAGATGCTTTCCCAAACCCTTCATCCGCAAAGTGCCCACTCCCCATTTGGGTCGATGTGTGGTACCCTGTTGATCTCGAGTTCACTATCTCACCCCCAAATTGAACCATGTCTGCATGGTTTTGCAAGTGGGAGAACAAGAACGATGGCCAATATCCGACGAGTAGGCCGGAGCCGAACTCGAGCCACCAGTGCCCATGCTTCGGATCCTACACATGTATATGAATTTAGTCCATTTTGGTATATATTTTCTCATGGTCCCTCAGATTTAACACAACATTAAACAAGTAAAGAATTAGTCAATTTCCACACATTTCTTGGTTTATCTATGTGTACAAATTTAGTCCATTTTGGTGTATATTTTCTCATGGTCCCTCATGAGATCTAACTCAACATTAAACAAGTAAAGAATTTAGTCAACTTCCACCCATTTCTTGGTTTGTCTATGTGTACACCTCGCATGCTACTAGAAAAAAGAGTTAATGTCACGTCCCGAGCCCAGACCCGCGCCTAcatgactgcacaatgggcctctatagcaactacttaTTATTCGTCATCGCTTTACGAAATTGATTAACTCAaattgctatagaagtccattatAGCCCATTATAAACTAattgtaaatatttaatttttaccaCATGAGACGAGGTATCACATTTAATCTAATTTCAAAGCCAATAAAAACTTCAAAATTTAGCTAGCAAATTCATATAAAAACATTTAAAGGGACTTTGATTACAATATATAAACAATTTAGGAATGGTAACCAAAGATTCTTGAACTTGTGGAGGGTCAACTAAGAAACAATATTTAATTGCAAGAATAGTGAGATAATAGTACTGGATCAACGCATGCCATTGGTACCAAGAAGAGAATCTTGCAAATATAATATTAGAAACATTGGAGAAAACTaagcatatatataaaaaaataatcatctAGTCCTTgtgtaattaattattttactaaTAATTGAAGTtaacaatatatattattaaaaaaaaaacttgcatATACCTTCCATATCATAATGCCGATATCGAACTGTTTAGCATTGTAAGATGATCTCGGAGATATCGCCGCTCCGATCGCGATTTTACTGTTGATTTGTACAAAGCCAGAGCACAGCAAGTTGTAACATCCAGTAGCTTGATATGCATCCGTCTGTTATCAAACTTTTGTATCAGCAATGTGTCTGACGTCCGACGAGtcgtaataataataataaaataaataaataaataaaaacgtCGTCGTCGAAACTCACCGTCCAGTAAGTGAAAAACCTCGGATTATTGTCTCCGTATAATTCCGGGCTAACCTGAATATTAATTAACTATCCCGTTAAGAAAATATACTACTTGGACAATCCAATTCGCGGTCGAAAACGAGTCTGCTATAAATTTTTGTGTGTGTACAGACCTGCCAACCAGCTTCGATGGTGTTAAGATCGTGGCCAAATGAGCCAGAAATGACCCAAAGTTGTGATAGGCTGAATTCGTACTCATCTGTTACGATTGGCGCCCACACGTTAATACCGGCCTTTGCTCCATAGTATTGATCTCCATTCACATATGCCACTGCATGCTGTGTATTATATAATTGGAAAGTTAAATAAAATATAGTTGGATGTTTGAATTCTTTATTTCCTTCCTAAAACGCTCGATTTTGACTCCCCGTTTATAAAAAAACGAGTACTGTTATAAAAAGTTATAGCTGATGATGACGTTGGTTTGGATGTATAAATATGAATATGTACTAACTTCATGGCCACTGCTTGTGGTGTCTCTCCGAACGCTCCTCCCGAGCTTTTTACCGAATCTGCGGATTGAGCTGGCCCTCAAAACATCTTCTTCTGTTGTTCTTCTGATGGGAATGCTTCCGTCGGGGCACAGTTCACCGCTGTCGATCCATGAGTGAAATGTCTCCGTGGTTGAGTCGAATGAATCGTTTCCCTTTGGTCTTTTTGGTGGTTCCTGCTATCGAATTCAAGAAACAGTAATTCTTTCATATCGATTGTTATTTAAAGAATCACGAAAAtggttccttttttttttttacatttattTCAAGAAATGTCAATTAAATGCGCAATAAATGTTCTTGACAAGAAAATAGAGGAGATCAGCTAATCAACGTACCGCAGGTTTGTGTCCTTTAAGCTGAGGATGATCGAATGCTGGTTGATGATGAGATAAAACACAGTCTATTACATCACCATAGGGACTCTACAAATTTTGCAAAAACATAAGaaaaacgtttttttttttataaaaaaaatgaaaaacgaaATAAGAACACGATGGATTTTTATCTAGAGAAGAAAGAAACCTTAATTGTCTTGACAGCAGGCTTATTGATCTTTTCAAGGTAACTCCTAATCCTCCTGAACTTGTCCAACTCCTGCCCCGGCCG includes the following:
- the LOC140819784 gene encoding protein neprosin-like isoform X2; this translates as MPLSKSIFLTFVIVVLLVASCLISTVVSTKTLQPRGSGVGYVALVNRTFRPGQELDKFRRIRSYLEKINKPAVKTIKSPYGDVIDCVLSHHQPAFDHPQLKGHKPAEPPKRPKGNDSFDSTTETFHSWIDSGELCPDGSIPIRRTTEEDVLRASSIRRFGKKLGRSVRRDTTSSGHEHAVAYVNGDQYYGAKAGINVWAPIVTDEYEFSLSQLWVISGSFGHDLNTIEAGWQVSPELYGDNNPRFFTYWTTDAYQATGCYNLLCSGFVQINSKIAIGAAISPRSSYNAKQFDIGIMIWKDPKHGHWWLEFGSGLLVGYWPSFLFSHLQNHADMVQFGGEIVNSRSTGYHTSTQMGSGHFADEGFGKASYFRNLQVVDWDNNLIPFSNLHILADHPDCYDIKAGKNGVWGNYFYYGGPGRNSKCP
- the LOC140819784 gene encoding protein neprosin-like isoform X1, whose translation is MPLSKSIFLTFVIVVLLVASCLISTVVSTKTLQPRGSGVGYVALVNRTFRPGQELDKFRRIRSYLEKINKPAVKTIKSPYGDVIDCVLSHHQPAFDHPQLKGHKPAQEPPKRPKGNDSFDSTTETFHSWIDSGELCPDGSIPIRRTTEEDVLRASSIRRFGKKLGRSVRRDTTSSGHEHAVAYVNGDQYYGAKAGINVWAPIVTDEYEFSLSQLWVISGSFGHDLNTIEAGWQVSPELYGDNNPRFFTYWTTDAYQATGCYNLLCSGFVQINSKIAIGAAISPRSSYNAKQFDIGIMIWKDPKHGHWWLEFGSGLLVGYWPSFLFSHLQNHADMVQFGGEIVNSRSTGYHTSTQMGSGHFADEGFGKASYFRNLQVVDWDNNLIPFSNLHILADHPDCYDIKAGKNGVWGNYFYYGGPGRNSKCP